The Treponema medium genome has a window encoding:
- a CDS encoding iron-containing alcohol dehydrogenase: MFNFVFDVPVKILFGKGSVEGLADEIVKYGNRVLLCYGGGSIKKIGLYDTITAQLKSKGIFYAELSGISPNPRIEEVEKGIALVREHKLDFILPVGGGSSIDCAKTIAAGAHYNGDPWDIVTRKASAENVLPLGTVLTLAATGSEMNCGAVITNFKTKEKLGFEVPLVMPKFSVMDPCYTFSVPKAHTAAGTADIMSHTFESYFSLDDGAYLQDRFAEAILKTCIHYGPIALKEPDNYDARANLMWAGTWAINGLLGCGKMTMWSAHPMEHELSAFYDITHGVGLAILTPHWMRHVLNDNTVHKLAEYGVNVWGLPVDADVYKTANAAIDKTSEFFASLGIPMTLREVGIGEEHLKEMAEAAVMHRSRSGKIRGFQTLTAADVLAIYKAAL; encoded by the coding sequence ATGTTTAATTTTGTTTTTGATGTACCGGTAAAGATACTGTTCGGAAAAGGCAGTGTCGAAGGGCTTGCCGATGAGATAGTAAAATACGGCAATAGAGTGCTGCTCTGTTACGGCGGCGGGAGTATCAAGAAAATCGGCCTTTACGATACGATAACCGCACAGTTAAAATCAAAAGGTATTTTTTATGCGGAACTATCCGGCATTTCTCCCAACCCGCGGATAGAAGAAGTTGAAAAAGGAATCGCGCTGGTACGGGAACATAAGCTTGATTTTATCCTTCCTGTCGGCGGCGGAAGTTCCATCGATTGTGCTAAGACAATCGCTGCCGGTGCGCACTATAACGGCGACCCGTGGGACATTGTTACCCGGAAGGCATCAGCGGAGAACGTCCTCCCGCTCGGTACTGTCTTAACCCTTGCAGCGACGGGTTCCGAAATGAATTGCGGAGCCGTTATTACTAACTTTAAAACCAAGGAAAAGCTCGGCTTTGAAGTTCCGCTTGTAATGCCTAAGTTCTCCGTGATGGATCCGTGCTACACCTTTTCGGTACCCAAAGCGCATACGGCTGCCGGTACTGCGGATATTATGAGCCATACCTTTGAAAGTTATTTTTCTTTGGACGATGGGGCTTACTTACAAGACCGGTTCGCCGAAGCGATACTCAAGACTTGTATCCATTACGGCCCCATTGCGCTGAAGGAACCCGATAATTATGACGCCCGCGCCAATCTGATGTGGGCAGGAACATGGGCAATTAACGGCTTGTTAGGTTGCGGAAAAATGACGATGTGGTCGGCTCATCCGATGGAACACGAGCTGAGCGCCTTTTACGACATTACGCACGGGGTAGGACTTGCAATCCTGACCCCTCACTGGATGCGGCACGTGCTGAACGACAATACCGTGCATAAGCTTGCCGAATACGGCGTCAATGTGTGGGGCTTGCCCGTAGACGCGGATGTCTATAAAACCGCAAACGCCGCCATCGATAAGACATCGGAATTTTTTGCATCGCTCGGTATCCCGATGACGCTGCGTGAAGTCGGTATCGGCGAAGAGCATCTTAAAGAGATGGCGGAAGCGGCTGTGATGCACCGGAGCCGCAGCGGAAAAATCCGCGGCTTCCAAACCTTAACGGCAGCCGATGTCCTTGCAATTTATAAAGCGGCGCTGTAA
- a CDS encoding site-2 protease family protein has translation MNFNWTNILYSLPGIIIGLTVHEFSHAFVADKLGDGTARAQGRLTLNPFYHIDPIGMVFILFAGFGWAKPVQFDMRNLKSPKRDRILIALAGPLSNLILGIVFLFIIKLFFSFLYFLPEALYISLFRLLFYISVINLGLFIFNMLPIPPLDGSHVFLSGLNLSNEVERKITQYGTLTLFAVIIIENIIDIDLLPIGTFTHWVVGLVFR, from the coding sequence ATGAATTTTAACTGGACTAATATACTGTATTCGCTGCCCGGGATTATTATCGGCCTTACCGTACATGAATTCAGCCATGCCTTCGTTGCGGATAAACTCGGCGATGGCACGGCAAGAGCACAAGGGCGGCTCACATTAAATCCGTTCTATCATATCGACCCGATCGGGATGGTTTTTATCTTGTTTGCAGGATTCGGCTGGGCAAAACCGGTACAATTTGATATGAGAAACCTGAAATCGCCTAAGCGAGACCGGATACTGATTGCATTGGCAGGACCGCTTTCGAATTTAATATTGGGAATAGTATTTCTCTTCATTATCAAATTGTTTTTTTCTTTTTTATATTTTTTACCGGAGGCACTCTATATAAGTCTGTTTAGACTGCTGTTCTATATTTCCGTCATAAATCTGGGGCTGTTCATATTTAATATGCTGCCAATTCCGCCGCTGGACGGCAGTCATGTATTTTTATCGGGACTCAATTTAAGCAATGAAGTTGAGCGGAAGATAACACAATACGGCACTCTTACTTTGTTTGCTGTTATAATCATCGAAAACATAATCGATATCGATTTACTCCCTATCGGTACATTTACTCATTGGGTTGTAGGTTTAGTTTTTCGTTAA